GTCCGGCAGGCCTCGTTCGTCGTGGCGCTGGAGATCGCCGGTGACGTGCCGTCCGCTGGGCCGTCGCCGTCGCCGTCGCCGTCGCCGTCGGCCGCGGCGCCGTCGCCCGTGCCGCCGGGGGGCGACGCGGCGAACCCCGCGAACGGTGGCCCGCCGGCCGTGGGCTCCCCGGCACCCGGGGCGCTGCCGGCCACCGGCGCAACCCGGGGGACGGGACTCGTGGCGCTCGCCGCCGTCGTCGCCGGCGTGCTGCTGTGCGTGGCCGGTCGGCGCCGCGGCGTCCACTGAGCGCAGGCGACGGCGAGCAGGGCGACGGCGAACCCGACGCCCTGCACGGGCGTCAGCGCCTCGGCGAGGACGGCCCAGCCGAGAAGCGTGGCCACGAGCGGGGAGATGAGCGGGAGGAAGGCGACCGCCCCGGCGGGCATGCGTCCAACACCGCGGAACCACAGGACGTAGGCGAGCAGGGTCCCGGCCACGCCGAGCCAGGCGTAGCCCGCGAGCGCGGGGCCGTCGAGGGCCGGGGGTGCTCCCTCGGTGAGGAGGGCGAGGGGGACGATGACCAGCCCGCCGGCGGTGAGCAGCCACCCGGCGTACGGCACCGGCCCGACGGGGCGGCCCCAGCGCTTGCTAAGGACAGTGCCCAGCGCCATGGACAGGGCGCCGCCGACGGCCGCGAGCACGCCCGGGACGCTCAGCGCGGCTCCCGGCGCGAGCACCATCAGTGCCACCCCGACGACGCCGAGCACGCCCCAGGTCAGCCGCCAGCGCGTGGGCCGCTCGCCGAGGAGCGGCAGCGCGAGAAGGGCGACGACCAGGGGGCTCAGCGCCCCGAAGATGGCCGCGACCCCACCGGGCAGGAGGTAGGCCGTGACGAACAGCAGGGGGAAGAACGCCCCGATGTTGAGGATGCCGAGCACGAGCGCCTTGAGCCACCAGCCGCCTCGCGGCAGAGCCCGGCCGACGGCGAGGGCGACGAGACCCGCGGGCAGCGCTCGCAGCGCCGCGGACCACATCGGGTGGCCGTCGGGCAGCGCCAGGGTGGTGACGACGTACGTGGTGCCCCAGGTGACCGGGGCGAAGGAGGTCGCCGCGACCAGCCCCCAGCCGGGCCCGGGGGTCGGCGCGTGCTGTGGCATCTCCGCGCTCCTTCCACGTCGAACTATTCGACATCGAACGATGTTAGGCCCCTGGTAGGTTGACGTCAAACAGTTTGATGTCGAAAGGTGGGACCGTGGCACGCGATCGGGTGAGCGACTACCTCGACCAGTGGCGGCGGGAGCGACCGGACCTCGACCCCGCCCCGATGGGCATCATCGGGCGTCTGGCCCGGGCGGACGAGGTCGCCTCCCGGGCGCTGCGCACGTACTTCGCCGAGCACAGCCTGCAGCGGGGGGAGTTCGACGTGCTCGCGACGCTGCGCCGGTCGGGGGAGCCGTTCACGCTCACGCCGGGCGAGCTCGCGCGCAGCACCATGGTGAGCTCGGCGGCGATGACCAACCGGCTGGCCAACCTCGAGGCCCGCGGGCTGGTCGACCGGCGCACCGACCCGGCCAACCGCCGCCACGTCCTCGTCGCCCTCACCCCGCAGGGCCGGGCCCTGGTCGACGACGTCGTCGCGGGGCACCTGGACAACGAGCGGCGGGTGCTCGCCCCGCTCACGGCGGAGGAACAGGAGCAGCTGGCCGGGCTCCTCGAGCGCTTCCTCGCCGGCTCCGGGGACGTCTCGCGCGCCGCCGGCGACTGACCGGCCCCCCAACACCGGCGGCACCCCACCCCCGTCGTGATCTTGCAGAAACGCCGGACCCTCCATCCGGCGTTTCTGCAAGATCACGAGGGGGTGCGCCGCCACGAGCGGCAGGGGCTACAGCGCTGAGCGCGAGGGGTCAGGACACGTCGCGGCGCGCCGTGCGCCACAGGCCGAACGCCAGCGGCAGCAGCACCCACACGCCGCAGGACGTGGCGAGCTGCGCCCACTCCTCCCCACCCATCCCGCCCTCGGTGAGCGGCGTCAGGGTGACGTTGATGTCGAGCCAGTCCGACGGCCCGCGCAGCGCTGGGACCAGCGCCGACAGGATCGTCCACAGCGTCGGGAGGGCGAGGTAGCCGACGATCGCGATGGGGGTGCTCAGCAGCGCCAGGCCGAACGCCACACCCTGGGTGACGAGGATGACGAGCGAGAGCGCCATGCCGCCGAACAGGGCCCAGTCCATCGCCCACGAGCCGTTGCCGTCGAGCCACAGCCTTCCCACGACGTTGAGGACCGCGCCGACGGCGAGGACGGCCATGAGTACGCCGAGGCCGAGGACGTTCGCCGAGACGAGCTTGGCCATGTTGACCCGCGTGCGGCGGGGCTCGAGCGCGAACGTCGTCAGGGCAGTCCGCTGGGACCACTCACTGGTCGCGGCCATGACCCCGATGAGGGGGAGGAGGAAGACCGACCCCCACGAGGACGCCAGGGTGAGCTCCTGCCAGGTGATGAACTCCCCGTCGGAGTTGAAGAGCACGAGCGCCATGATCCCCGCGGTCAAGACGACGATGGCGATGAGCAGGCCGATCCCGGCGCGGGTGTCGACCTGCTTGCGCAGCTCGACGGCGGCGAGCCGGGCGAACGGCACCGCCCGCGGCGCGGTCCGGGCGGGGCCCGCGGTCCCGGTGGTCCCGGTGGTAGGGGCGACGGCGGCGCTCATGCGGAGATCTCCTCTCGCCCGTGCTGGGCGGTCGTGTCGAAGAACAGGTCCTCGAGGGCGGCGGTGTTCGCCCTGAGGTCGGTGACGACGACGCCGGCCGCCACGGCCAGGTGCGCCACCTGCTCGGGGGACGCGGACGTCCGTACGCCTTCGCCGGACGCGGCGGCCTCGTGCCCGGCCGCGGCCAGCGCGCGGGCGAGGGCCGCGTCGTCCGTGCTGCGGGCGGTGCTGCCCGGGGCGGCGAGCAGCTCCACGACGCTGCCCTGGGCGAGGATCCGGCCCCCGCCGATGATGACGACGTCGTCCGCCACGGCCTCCACCTCGCGCAGGAGGTGGGAGGAGAGCAGGACCGTGCCGCCCGCATCGGCGAACGAGCGCAGGACGTCGCGCATCCACCGGATGCCGGCGGGGTCGAGGCCGTTGGCGGGCTCGTCGAGGATGAGCACTTCCGGCTCGCCGAGGAGCGCGTGGGCGAGGCCCAGGCGCTGGCGCATGCCGAGGGAGTAGGTACGGGTGCGCGCCTTCGCCTCCCGGGCGGTGAGGCCGACGAAGTCGAGGACCGTCTCGACGCGGTCGGGGGCCATACCGAGGAGCTGGGCCGAGAGCGAGAGCGTCTCGCGACCGGTCCGGCCGGCGTGCTGGGCCGAGGCGTCGAGCAGGACGCCGACCTGGCGACCGGGATTCGTCAGCTCCCGGAACGGGCGGCCGAGCACGGTCGCCGACCCGGACGTGGGGGTGGTGAGGGCGCAGACCATGCGCATGGTCGTGGACTTCCCGGCGCCGTTCGGACCGAGGAACCCGGTGACCCGCCCGGGTCTGGCGGTGAAGGAGACGTCGTCGACGACGGCACGCGTGCCGTACCGGCGGGTGAGGTGCTCTGCAGTGATCATGCCTTCACGATCCCGGGCGCACGCCCGCGTTCCATCGGCGCCAGGTCTCGGCCGTGTCCGCCTTTCGGTGGAGTCGTCCGCGCCCGACGGCGGAGCCCGGCTCGGGCGCCGATCCCTACGCTGGGGGGATGGACCGCAGACCTGTGCCCGCCGACCTGGGCGCGAGGGGCGGTGCCACGGTCGGGCGCCCGCCGCCCGCGCCCCCGCGCCTGCGTCCGTGGTCCCGCATCTGGCGCTACCTCGCCGCCCTTGGCATCGGCCTCCTCCTGTGGGCCGTCGCGGTCGACGACCTGACGAGGCCGGTGGCGGAGGGGAGTCCGGCGTATCCGGGCGCCGCCGACGTGCTGCTCTTCCTCGACCTGGTCGCGGGCCTCCTCGCGCTGGCCCTGCTCCCGCTGCGTCGCCGCCATCCCCTGCTCACCGCGGTGCTGACCTCCGCGCTCTCGTGGGTTTCGGCCTTCTCCGTCGGCCCGGCGGCGGTGGCCACGGTCTCGATGGCGACGTGGCGGCGGTGGTGGTGGGTGGTCGTCGTCGCCGTGGTGTGGGGCGGGGCGGGGGCGTTCTACGAGGGCGTGCTCCTGCCCTACGTCAGTGCGCGCGAGCTCGACCGGGCCATGACGATCGCCTCCCTGGCCATCGGCCTCGCCGCTGGCGCGATCTGCGTGGCCACCGGGTCATACATCGGCGCCCGCCGGGAGCTCATCGCCTCGCTCCAGGAGCGGGCCGACACGGCCGAGCGGGAGCAGGCGTTGCGCGAGGAGGCCGCGCGCGAGGCGGAGCGCACCCGGATCGCCCGCGAGATGCACGACGTCCTCGCCCACCGGATCTCCCTCGTCGCCCTGCACGCCGGGGCGCTCGCTTACCGCACCGACCTCGGGCCCGAGGAGACCGGCGAGGCGGCCCGCGTCATCCAGGACAACGCGCACCGCGCGCTCGGGGAGCTCCGGCAGGTGCTCGGCGTGCTGCGCGCCGGGGCCAGCGGCCCGACGGCGGACCGGTCCGGTCCGGTGGGTTCGCCCGGTCCGGGGGCGGAGTCGACGGGCTCGGTCGCGCCCGCGGTCGCCGGGACCGGTGCGGTCGCCGGGACCGGTGCGGTCGCCGGAACCGGTGCGGTCGCGGGGACCGGCAAGGACGCCGGGGCCGCAGGCGCGGCCCTCGCCCCGGGGTGGGAAGACGCGACGGCGGACCATGCTGCGGAGCCACCGCAGCCCACGCTCGGCGACCTTCCGGACCTCATCGCCGACACCACGGGCACGGGCACGTCGGTGCGCCTCGACGTCTCCGCGCTCCCGGGGGGCGACGCCGCGGTCCTGCAGACGCTGCCGGTGACGACCTCACGCACGGCGTACCGGATCATCCAGGAGGCGCTGACCAACGCCCGCAAGCACGCCCCCGGTCGACCGGTGGAGGTCCGGCTCGGCGGTGCGCCCGACGGCCTCCTCACCATCGACGTGCGCAACCCGCTCTCCGCGCCGCCCGAGCGCGAGACGGCCGGTGCGCGCGTGCTCGCGGGCGGCCCGAGTGCTCACGGCGCCGCTCGTGGGCCCGACGGCGGGGCCGTGCGCGGGCACGCCACGCCCGGGCACGCCACGCCTGGCGCCGGCGTCGGCCTGACCGGCCTCACCGAGCGCGCGCACCTCGTCGGCGGGCTGCTCGAGCACGGCCTCGAACCGGACGGCACCTTCTCCGTGAGAGCGTGGCTGCCGTGGGAGGAGGACGCATGAGCGAGGACGGGACATCGGCGCCGGTGCGGGTTGCCGTCGTCGACGACGACCCCCTGGTCCGCGCCGGCCTGCGGATGATCCTCGGCGGTGACCCGGCGATCGCGATCGTCGGCGAGGCGTCCGACGGCCACGAGGCGCTCGACCTCGTCGAGCGGGAGCGCCCCGACGTCGTCCTCATGGACATCCGGATGCCGCGCCAGGACGGGCTGGTGGCCACCCGGCGGCTGGGCGAGCGTGGGTCGAGCGCCCGCGTCATCGTCCTCACTACCTTCGACACCGACGAGATGGTGCTGACCGCGCTGCGCCACGGCGCCGCCGGGTTCCTCCTCAAGGACACCCCGCCGGCGGACCTCGTCGACGCGGTGCGGCGCGTGGCCCGCGGCGAGCCGATGCTCTCCCCGAGTGTCACCGCCCAGCTCATCGCCGCCGTCGCCCAGCCCCGCGACGACAGCCGCGAGCGGTCGGCGCGCGAGCGGCTGGACCGGCTCACCGAGCGGGAGCGCGAGGTGGCGGTGGCGATCGGCCGGGGGCTGTCGAACGCTGAGATCGCGCGCGAGCTCTACATGGGCGTGGCGACGGTGAAGACGCACGTGGCCCACCTGTTCACCAAGCTCGACGCGACCAACCGCGTGCACATCGCCCGCTGCGTCCACGACGCGGGCCTCGTCTGAGCGCGGCGCGGGGTCGGGCCCCGGCTGGGGGGTCAGGCTCCGCCGTCGGGCTCGCCCACCCTTGACGACTCGCGCACCTCGAAGATCTGGCCGTTCCGCGGGAAGCCGGGCAGCGCCGTCGGCTTGGGCTCGCCCATGCCCCAGCGGGCGTCCCGCTCCGCGGGGTCGACGACGATCTCCGGCCAGCGCATGGGCACGCCCGCGGCGGCCGTGGGCTGGGGGTCGTCCATGAGCTGCACGTGGAGGTGCGGCTCGGAGGTGTTGCCGGTGTTGCCCACCTGGGCGAGCACCTGGCCGGCCGCCACATGCTCGCCGGGGCGGACGACGGCGGACCCGTGGCGCAGGTGGCCGTACGCCGCGTAGGTCCCGTCGTCGTGCTCGACGACGACGTGGTTGCCCATGATCTTGCGCGCGCCGGCGAGCTCCCGGATGAAGCCCTCGAGCGTCATCATCCACAGCACCCCCGGCCACGTGTCCCGCGCGCGGTGGTCGCGCTGGCCGTCCTGCGCGTGCACCACGGTGCCGGCAGCCATGGCGTGCACCGGCGCCCCGAACGTCGGGTAGGTCTCGGGCCGGCGCATGACGAACGACCAGCCCATCGACGGCGGCGCGTCGGTGGACGGCTGGAGCAGGTCGACGGCGTACTTCTGCCCGTAGGCCTTGACGCCGTGGCTCGGCACCGCGGAGCCGGGACTGTTGAGGGCCACCCAGCGCCCCCGGACGGGCGGGGCGACGTCGACCGGGCCACGGTCCGTCGCGGGTGGCCGGACGAGCGCGAGCGCGAGCGACCCGACGATGATGAGGAACGGGTACGGCTGTGGAATCTCGAGGACGAGGTTGGCAAGGATGGCGACGACGAAGAGTCGCCACCACCAGGTCTGCCCGCGGGCGATCGTGCGCTTCATCGTCGGCCTCCGAGGATGGTGGTGAGCAGGGGGACGACCCGGGCGACGGGCACCTCGTAGCGGCCGCCGCCGACGGCGCGGAGCCAGCCGGCGGAGATGAGCGGGCGCAGGTGGTGGTACACCTGACCGCTCGTGCCGACGCCCTCGGTCTCGGTGAGCTCGTGGACCGTGCTGGCACCGGCCAGCACCCGCTGGAGCAGCCGCAGGCGCACCGGGTGCGCCAGGGCGGTGAGCGTCTCGGCGGTCTCCGCCCAGTCGGCCTCGAGGAGGTCGCCCGTGAGCGCGCCCTCCTGCCACTCGGCGGCGCGGCCGTCGGGCAGGGCGACGGTCCCGGTGATGAGCACGGCGCCCGGCGCCCCGACCCGGGCGTGCAGGCCGGCGAGCGCCCAGAACACCTCGGGGTCGGGCATCGTGCTCGCGGTGCTGGAGGCAGTTCCCGGCTGGGCGCTTCCCGGCTCGGCGTCGCCTGGCGGGGCAGCGGTCGGTGCGCCGTCATCCAGACGGGCCTCGAGCGCGGCGACGCGGCGTTCGAGGTCGGCGAGGCGGGCGTCGTCGGGCATGGCGGTTACGGTACTACGTAATTACGCAATCCGTAGTGCAAGGCTAGGCTCGCTGCCGTGGGACTGGCCGGGGTGCGTGCGGACGCGCCGTTCGTGCTCGCGTTCGAGGACGTACCCGCGGCGACCCCGCTCCTGCCCCTCGTCCGTGCCGAGCGCGCGGAGCTCGCGGCGGTGCTCGGCGCCGAGGTCCGCTTCGGGACGGCCGCGGACCCGTGGGAGCAGCGCTGGGTAGCGCGGGTCGACCCAGCCGCGCCGGTGGCGCGGCTGGAGTGGGACGGCCGCACCCGCGAGCTCACCTCCGTCCTGCCGACGCCGGGGGAGTTCGGCGTCGGACTCCACCTCCTCCACAGCCTGGCCCACGCCGCGGACGACGTCGTCGAGCACCGCCCGTGCCGCACGTCGGCGGAGGCGTTCGACCGGATCCGCGACGAGGTGGCGAACGTCTACCCCTCCTTCGCGCTGCGGGGGCTCGACTGGGAGGCCATCACCGCGCGGCACGCCCACGTCCGCGACCTCACCGGCGAGGCGTTCGAGCGCGGCGCGCAGGCGTGGGTGGCCGAGCTCGGTGACGCCCACACCCACCTCTTCCGATCCGACGTCGCGCGCTGGCACCCGCCGTACCTCGCGCGGATGGCCGACAACGGCGCCCGGCTGCTCCACGTGCCGGCGGACACCGCCGCGGCGCGGGCGGGGGTCGGGCCCGGGTGGGTGGTCGACGTCGAGGACCCGGCCG
The sequence above is a segment of the Georgenia faecalis genome. Coding sequences within it:
- a CDS encoding ABC transporter permease, translated to MSAAVAPTTGTTGTAGPARTAPRAVPFARLAAVELRKQVDTRAGIGLLIAIVVLTAGIMALVLFNSDGEFITWQELTLASSWGSVFLLPLIGVMAATSEWSQRTALTTFALEPRRTRVNMAKLVSANVLGLGVLMAVLAVGAVLNVVGRLWLDGNGSWAMDWALFGGMALSLVILVTQGVAFGLALLSTPIAIVGYLALPTLWTILSALVPALRGPSDWLDINVTLTPLTEGGMGGEEWAQLATSCGVWVLLPLAFGLWRTARRDVS
- a CDS encoding ArsR/SmtB family transcription factor, whose product is MPDDARLADLERRVAALEARLDDGAPTAAPPGDAEPGSAQPGTASSTASTMPDPEVFWALAGLHARVGAPGAVLITGTVALPDGRAAEWQEGALTGDLLEADWAETAETLTALAHPVRLRLLQRVLAGASTVHELTETEGVGTSGQVYHHLRPLISAGWLRAVGGGRYEVPVARVVPLLTTILGGRR
- a CDS encoding ABC transporter ATP-binding protein; its protein translation is MITAEHLTRRYGTRAVVDDVSFTARPGRVTGFLGPNGAGKSTTMRMVCALTTPTSGSATVLGRPFRELTNPGRQVGVLLDASAQHAGRTGRETLSLSAQLLGMAPDRVETVLDFVGLTAREAKARTRTYSLGMRQRLGLAHALLGEPEVLILDEPANGLDPAGIRWMRDVLRSFADAGGTVLLSSHLLREVEAVADDVVIIGGGRILAQGSVVELLAAPGSTARSTDDAALARALAAAGHEAAASGEGVRTSASPEQVAHLAVAAGVVVTDLRANTAALEDLFFDTTAQHGREEISA
- a CDS encoding EamA family transporter gives rise to the protein MPQHAPTPGPGWGLVAATSFAPVTWGTTYVVTTLALPDGHPMWSAALRALPAGLVALAVGRALPRGGWWLKALVLGILNIGAFFPLLFVTAYLLPGGVAAIFGALSPLVVALLALPLLGERPTRWRLTWGVLGVVGVALMVLAPGAALSVPGVLAAVGGALSMALGTVLSKRWGRPVGPVPYAGWLLTAGGLVIVPLALLTEGAPPALDGPALAGYAWLGVAGTLLAYVLWFRGVGRMPAGAVAFLPLISPLVATLLGWAVLAEALTPVQGVGFAVALLAVACAQWTPRRRPATHSSTPATTAASATSPVPRVAPVAGSAPGAGEPTAGGPPFAGFAASPPGGTGDGAAADGDGDGDGDGPADGTSPAISSATTNEACRTAPSDRLPDVASSGSS
- a CDS encoding sensor histidine kinase; translation: MDRRPVPADLGARGGATVGRPPPAPPRLRPWSRIWRYLAALGIGLLLWAVAVDDLTRPVAEGSPAYPGAADVLLFLDLVAGLLALALLPLRRRHPLLTAVLTSALSWVSAFSVGPAAVATVSMATWRRWWWVVVVAVVWGGAGAFYEGVLLPYVSARELDRAMTIASLAIGLAAGAICVATGSYIGARRELIASLQERADTAEREQALREEAAREAERTRIAREMHDVLAHRISLVALHAGALAYRTDLGPEETGEAARVIQDNAHRALGELRQVLGVLRAGASGPTADRSGPVGSPGPGAESTGSVAPAVAGTGAVAGTGAVAGTGAVAGTGKDAGAAGAALAPGWEDATADHAAEPPQPTLGDLPDLIADTTGTGTSVRLDVSALPGGDAAVLQTLPVTTSRTAYRIIQEALTNARKHAPGRPVEVRLGGAPDGLLTIDVRNPLSAPPERETAGARVLAGGPSAHGAARGPDGGAVRGHATPGHATPGAGVGLTGLTERAHLVGGLLEHGLEPDGTFSVRAWLPWEEDA
- a CDS encoding M23 family metallopeptidase, coding for MKRTIARGQTWWWRLFVVAILANLVLEIPQPYPFLIIVGSLALALVRPPATDRGPVDVAPPVRGRWVALNSPGSAVPSHGVKAYGQKYAVDLLQPSTDAPPSMGWSFVMRRPETYPTFGAPVHAMAAGTVVHAQDGQRDHRARDTWPGVLWMMTLEGFIRELAGARKIMGNHVVVEHDDGTYAAYGHLRHGSAVVRPGEHVAAGQVLAQVGNTGNTSEPHLHVQLMDDPQPTAAAGVPMRWPEIVVDPAERDARWGMGEPKPTALPGFPRNGQIFEVRESSRVGEPDGGA
- a CDS encoding S41 family peptidase, with translation MGLAGVRADAPFVLAFEDVPAATPLLPLVRAERAELAAVLGAEVRFGTAADPWEQRWVARVDPAAPVARLEWDGRTRELTSVLPTPGEFGVGLHLLHSLAHAADDVVEHRPCRTSAEAFDRIRDEVANVYPSFALRGLDWEAITARHAHVRDLTGEAFERGAQAWVAELGDAHTHLFRSDVARWHPPYLARMADNGARLLHVPADTAAARAGVGPGWVVDVEDPADWLRRTGASPQHRDMIAARRFLAMAAPARRFTARGPGGRTVAWTEERAARAALERTPDGFRLHTFTRAVVAEIDAVLAELRGRPRVTIDLRGNVGGDVLAAMELRTRFLRGRTHLGAVRFSDGRGGLAGPVALHADPHPEPWAGEVRILIDAMTYSASEDFVLGLQGLDHVRVEGEPSGGGSGRPHVRRVTDTLDLSVSTALTFDRTGRCIEYHGLPVDGPASG
- a CDS encoding response regulator; amino-acid sequence: MSEDGTSAPVRVAVVDDDPLVRAGLRMILGGDPAIAIVGEASDGHEALDLVERERPDVVLMDIRMPRQDGLVATRRLGERGSSARVIVLTTFDTDEMVLTALRHGAAGFLLKDTPPADLVDAVRRVARGEPMLSPSVTAQLIAAVAQPRDDSRERSARERLDRLTEREREVAVAIGRGLSNAEIARELYMGVATVKTHVAHLFTKLDATNRVHIARCVHDAGLV
- a CDS encoding MarR family winged helix-turn-helix transcriptional regulator; this encodes MARDRVSDYLDQWRRERPDLDPAPMGIIGRLARADEVASRALRTYFAEHSLQRGEFDVLATLRRSGEPFTLTPGELARSTMVSSAAMTNRLANLEARGLVDRRTDPANRRHVLVALTPQGRALVDDVVAGHLDNERRVLAPLTAEEQEQLAGLLERFLAGSGDVSRAAGD